A DNA window from Chiroxiphia lanceolata isolate bChiLan1 chromosome 6, bChiLan1.pri, whole genome shotgun sequence contains the following coding sequences:
- the MADD gene encoding MAP kinase-activating death domain protein isoform X3 produces MVQKKRICPRLLDYLVIIGARHPSSDSVAQTPELLRRYPLEDHADFPLPPDVVFFCQPEGCLSVRQKRMSFRDDTSFVFTLTDKDTGVIRYGICVNFYRSFQKRVPKEKGEGTGGHRGREGQKIPKSGEASAPQEEVGTESSESGSSLPAPSAESTPDVNRSPRSKRLAKGSHHSRNSTLTSLCILSHYPFFSTFRECLYTLKRLVDCCSERLLGKKLGIPRGVQRDTMWRIFTGSLLVEEKSSALLHDLREIEAWIYRLLRSPMPIAGQKRVDVEVLPHELQPALTFALPDPSRFTLVDFPLHLPLELLGVDACLQVLTCILLEHKIVLQSRDYNALSMSVMAFVAMIYPLEYMFPVIPLLPTCMASAEQLLLAPTPYIIGVPASFFLYKLDFKMPDDVWLIDLDTNRVIVPTNAESLPALPEPEASELKKHLKQCLVSMTAITQKQLLTPDNKALASMSLNTQPILNLEKFQEGQEVPLLLGRPQNDLQSTPSTEFNPLIYGNDVDSVDVATRVAMVRFFNSPNVLQGFQMHTRTLRLFPRPVVAFQANSFLASRPKQTPFADKLSRTQAVEYFGEWSLNPTNYAFQRIHNNMFDPALIGDKPKWYAHQLQPIHYRVYDSNSQLAEALNIPAEKETDSDPTDDSSGSDSVDYDDSSSSYSSLGDFVSEMMKCDINGDTPNVDPLTHAALGDASEVEFDDFQEYSGDMDEQTMDSENSQETNQPRSSSSTTASSSPSTVIHGANHLYVMQTSEQINDLTGPQEAADSAEIEEKLAAGFSNHLPSLPLQPGFPKISLDRRESDIAAGSMSSSEGVVRKREYDNPYFEPQYGFPTEDEDDEQEESYTPRFDQNLNGSRSQKLLRPNSLKLANDSDADSDSRASSPNSTVSNNSSEGFGGIMSFASSLYRNHSTSFSLSNLALPTKVGRDKNTPFPSLKDYFNLELGRDVDEVFGLNTIMEIITEAGPVSNEGNRRALVDQKSSVIKHSPTVKRESPSPQGRTSNSSENQQFLKEVVHNVLDGQGVGWLNMKRVRRLLESEQLRVFVLSKLNRTIQSEEDARQDVIQDVEISRKVYKGMLDLLKCTVLSLEHSYANAGLGGMASVFGLLEIAHTHYYNKEPEKRKRSPTDGSVTPVGKDPGSSPRVEPKPAMQLPVPQIMPKPPSPAGKGPREFDTRSLKEENFIASIELWNKHQEVKKQKSLEKTRTEGVKQFDLGETDEKKSQISADSGLSLASGSQKSDFDSIPSGGPTVMVRSTSQDSEVSTVSNSSGETLGADSDLSSNAGDGPSVENGGNLAGSRGTVSDSEIETNSATSSIFAKSHNLKQSVKDSKGSTPGRGPEDGNQRVYLYEGLLGRDKGSVWDQLEDAAMETFSMSKERSTLWDQMQFWEDAFLDAVMLEREGMGMDQGPQEMIDRYLSLGEHDRKRLEDDEDRLLATLLHNMIAYMLMIKVNKNDIRKKVRRLMGKSHIGLVHSQQINDILDKLANLSGRELPVRPSGSRHIKKQTFVVHAGTDTTGDIFFMEVCDDCIVLRSNIGTVYERWWYEKLINMTYCPKTKVLCLWRRNGQETQLNKFYTKKCRELYYCVKDSMERAAARQQSIKPGPELGGEFPVQDMKTGEGGLLQVTLEGINLKFMHSQERKVFIELNHIKKCNTVRGVFVLEEFVPETKEVVSHKYKTPMAHEICYSVLCLFSYVAAIRGKEAENKSKPPRPVSS; encoded by the exons GCACCCAAGCAGTGATAGTGTTGCTCAGACTCCTGAACTGCTGCGACGTTACCCTCTAGAAGACCATGCAGACTTTCCTCTACCGCCTGATGTTGTGTTCTTCTGCCAGCCAGAAGGATGTCTGAGTGTGCGGCAAAAACGCATGAGCTTCCGTGATGACACCTCCTTTGTCTTCACCCTCACAGACAAGGATACAGGTGTAATTCGCTATGGAATCTGTGTCAACTTCTACCGCTCCTTCCAGAAGCGAGTACccaaggagaagggagaaggcaCAGGGGGACATCGAGGTCGGGAGGGACAGAAGATCCCTAAATCTGGAGAGGCATCAGCACCCCAAGAGGAAGTGGGCACTGAGAGTTCAGAGAGTGGTTCTTCACTGCCGGCTCCAAGTGCAGAGTCTACCCCTGATGTGAATCGATCACCGCGCAGTAAGCGTCTGGCCAAAGGCAGTCATCACTCTCGGAACAGCACCCTGACTTCACTGTGCATCCTTAGTCATTATCCCTTCTTTTCCACATTTCGTGAGTGTCTCTACACCCTCAAGAGACTTGTGGACTGCTGTAGTGAGAGACTGTTGGGCAAGAAGTTGGGCATTCCTCGTGGAGTGCAGAG GGATACGATGTGGCGGATTTTCACAGGCTCTCTCCTGGTGGAAGAAAAGTCTAGTGCGTTGCTACACGACTTGCGGGAGATTGAGGCTTGGATATACCGTCTGCTCCGGTCACCAATGCCCATTGCTGGTCAGAAGCGGGTGGATGTGGAAGTCTTGCCACATGAGTTGCAACCAGCTTTGACCTTTGCTCTACCTGATCCATCCCGCTTCACCTTGGTGGATTTTCCATTACATCTCCCTTTAGAGTTGTTGGGAGTGGATGCCTGCCTGCAGGTGCTGACCTGCATCCTTTTGGAGCATAAG ATTGTATTGCAGTCCCGAGATTATAATGCGCTTTCTATGTCTGTGATGGCCTTTGTGGCCATGATCTACCCATTAGAGTACATGTTCCCCGTGatccctctgcttcccacctgCATGGCCTCTGCAGAACAg TTGCTTCTAGCCCCTACGCCTTATATCATTGGTGTTCCAGcaagtttctttctttacaaACTGGATTTTAAGATGCCTGATGATGTTTGGCTTATTGACCTGGATACCAACAGG GTGATTGTTCCCACAAATGCGGAATCtttgccagcactgccagaacCAGAAGCTTCAGAGctgaaaaagcatctgaaacaG TGTCTGGTTAGCATGACTGCAATCACTCAGAAACAGCTGCTCACACCCGACAACAAg GCCCTGGCCAGCATGAGTCTGAATACTCAGCCCATTCTTAATCTAGAGAAGttccaggaggggcaggaggtgccactgctgctgggaagaCCACAGAATGATTTGCAGTCTACTCCCTCCACAGAATTCAACCCCCTGATCTATGGAAATGATGTGGACTCTGTTGATGTGGCTACCAG aGTTGCTATGGTGAGATTCTTCAACTCACCAAATGTTTTGCAAGGTTTCCAAATGCATACTCGCACTCTTCGTCTCTTCCCACGACCGGTGGTGGCCTTCCAGGCAAATTCTTTTCTTGCCTCTAGGCCGAAGCAAACACCTTTTGCAGATAAGCTTTCCAGAACACAGGCAGTAGAATACTTTGGAGAATGGTCACTCAATCCTACTAACTATGCTTTCCAAAGAATTCATAACA ACATGTTTGACCCAGCCCTGATTGGTGACAAACCCAAGTGGTATGCTCACCAGCTGCAGCCGATCCACTATCGAGTCTATGACAGTAATTCACAGCTGGCTGAAGCACTGAATAtcccagcagagaaagaaacagattcTGATCCCACTGATGACAG CAGCGGCAGTGACAGTGTCGACTATGACGACTCAAGTTCCTCCTACTCCTCCCTTGGTGATTTTGTCAGTGAGATGATGAAATGTGACATTAATGGTGATACCCCAA ATGTTGACCCCCTGACTCATGCAGCCCTTGGTGATGCTAGTGAAGTGGAATTTGATGATTTTCAAGAATATTCAGGGGATATGGATGAACAGACCATGGACAGTGAGAACTCCCAGGAGACCAACCAGCCTCGTTCAAGTTCCAGTACTACAGCCAGTagcagccccagcactgtcATCCATGGAGCAAATCAT TTGTATGTAATGCAAACTAGCGAACAGATCAATGATTTGACTGGTCCACAGGAGGCAGCAGACTCGGCAGAAATAGAAGAGAAGTTGGCTGCTGGATTTTCAAACCACCTCCCTTCCTTGCCACTGCAACCAGGCTTTCCCAAGATAAGCTTGGATCGTCGTGAGAGTGACATCGCAGCTGGCAGCATGAGCTCCTCAGAAGGGGTGGTGAGGAAGCGAGAGTATGACAATCCATACTTTGAACCTCAGTATGGTTTTCCTACggaggatgaagatgatgagCAGGAAGAGAGCTACACCCCAAGATTTGACCAGAATCTCAATGGAAGCAG GTCTCAGAAGTTACTCCGGCCAAACAGTTTAAAACTGGCCAATGATTCTGATGCAGATTCAGATTCCAGGGCCAGCTCCCCAAACTCTACTGTCTCCAACAACAGCAGTGAAGGTTTTGGGGGCATCATGTCTTTTGCAA GCAGCTTGTACAGAAACCACAGCACAAGTTTCAGTTTGTCCAACTTAGCCCTACCAACGAAAGTTGGGAGAGACAAGAATACTCCTTTTCCCAGCCTGAAAG ATTACTTTAATCTGGAATTGGGAAGGGATGTGGATGAAG TATTTGGGTTAAATACTATAATGGAGATTATTACTGAAGCTGGCCCAGTAAGCAATGAAG GAAATAGACGAGCTCTTGTGGATCAAAAATCTTCAGTCATAAAGCACAGCCCAACAGTGAAGAGGGAATCTCCATCGCCTCAGGGACGAACTAGCAATTCCAG TGAGAACCAGCAGTTCCTGAAGGAGGTGGTACACAATGTTCTTGATGGGCAGGGTGTTGGCTGGCTGAATATGAAGAGAGTCCGACGTCTGCTGGAGAGTGAGCAGCTCCGTGTCTTTGTACTAAGCAAGCTGAATCGCACCATCCAGTCAGAAGAAGATGCTCGACAGGATGTCATACAGGACGTG GAGATCAGCCGCAAGGTTTATAAAGGCATGCTGGACTTGCTGAAGTGCACAGTCTTAAGCTTGGAGCATTCATATGCAAATGCTGGCCTGGGAGGCATGGCCAGTGTTTTTGGCCTGCTAGAGATAGCACATACTCACTATTATAATAAAG aaccagaaaagagaaaacGAAGTCCAACAGATGGATCTGTCACTCCAGTTGGCAAGGATCCTGGATCATCCCCAAGAGTGGAGCCAAAACCTGCGATGCAGCTGCCGGTACCTCAGATAATGCCAAAGCCACCAAGCCCTGCAGGCAAAGGGCCAAGGGAGTTTGACACAAGAAgtctaaaggaagaaaattttattgCTTCCATTG AATTGTGGAACAAGCACCAGgaagtgaaaaagcaaaaatctttggaaaaaacga gAACAGAAGGTGTGAAACAATTCGATTTGGGAGAAACAGATGAGAAGAAATCCCAAATCAGTGCAGACAGTGGCCTCAGTTTGGCCTCAGGTTCTCAG AAGAGTGATTTTGACTCTATTCCCAGTGGAGGACCAACAGTTATGGTCCGAAGTACAAGCCAGGATTCTGAAGTCAGCACT GTTAGTAACAGTTCTGGAGAGACATTAGGAGCAGACAGTGACTTGAGTAGCAATGCTGGTGATGGCCCGAGTGTGGAAAATGGTGGCAATTTGGCAGGATCCAGAGGCACTGTGTCAGACAGCGAAATTGAGACAAACTCTGCTACTAGCTCTATCTTT GCGAAGTCTCACAACCTGAAGCAGAGTGTGAAGGATAGCAAAGGCAGTACTCCAGGGAGAGGTCCAGAGGATGGGAACCAACGTGTCTATCTATATGAAGGACTTTTGG GTAGGGATAAAGGATCTGTCTGGGACCAGTTAGAGGATGCTGCAATGGAAACCTTCTCTATGA GCAAAGAGCGTTCAACTTTATGGGACCAGATGCAGTTCTGGGAAGATGCTTTTTTGGATGCTGTAATGTTAGAGAGAGAAGGAATGGGGATGGACCAGGGACCTCAGGAGATGATTGACAG GTATCTTTCCCTGGGAGAACATGATCGAAAGCGTTTGGAGGATGATGAGGACCGTTTGTTGGCTACACTGCTGCATAATATGATTGCCTATATGCTTATGataaag GTGAACAAGAATGATATTAGGAAAAAGGTGCGGCGTCTAATGGGAAAATCACATATTGGATTGGTGCACAGTCAGCAAATAAATGATATTCTAGACAAACTTGCCAATCTG agtGGACGGGAACTCCCTGTGAGACCCAGTGGCAGCCGCCATATCAAGAAGCAGACTTTTGTAGTACATGCTGGGACAGACACAACAGGAGACATATTTTTTATGGAG GTATGTGATGATTGTATTGTGCTTAGAAGCAACATTGGAACTGTATATGAACGTTGGTGGTATGAGAAACTCATCAACATGACTTACTGTCCCAAAACAAAAGTGCTCTGCCTCTGGCGCAGGAATGGTCAGGAGACACAACTGAACAAGTTCTACACAAAGAAG
- the MADD gene encoding MAP kinase-activating death domain protein isoform X50, producing the protein MVQKKRICPRLLDYLVIIGARHPSSDSVAQTPELLRRYPLEDHADFPLPPDVVFFCQPEGCLSVRQKRMSFRDDTSFVFTLTDKDTGVIRYGICVNFYRSFQKRVPKEKGEGTGGHRGREGQKIPKSGEASAPQEEVGTESSESGSSLPAPSAESTPDVNRSPRSKRLAKGSHHSRNSTLTSLCILSHYPFFSTFRECLYTLKRLVDCCSERLLGKKLGIPRGVQRDTMWRIFTGSLLVEEKSSALLHDLREIEAWIYRLLRSPMPIAGQKRVDVEVLPHELQPALTFALPDPSRFTLVDFPLHLPLELLGVDACLQVLTCILLEHKIVLQSRDYNALSMSVMAFVAMIYPLEYMFPVIPLLPTCMASAEQLLLAPTPYIIGVPASFFLYKLDFKMPDDVWLIDLDTNRVIVPTNAESLPALPEPEASELKKHLKQALASMSLNTQPILNLEKFQEGQEVPLLLGRPQNDLQSTPSTEFNPLIYGNDVDSVDVATRVAMVRFFNSPNVLQGFQMHTRTLRLFPRPVVAFQANSFLASRPKQTPFADKLSRTQAVEYFGEWSLNPTNYAFQRIHNNMFDPALIGDKPKWYAHQLQPIHYRVYDSNSQLAEALNIPAEKETDSDPTDDSGSDSVDYDDSSSSYSSLGDFVSEMMKCDINGDTPNVDPLTHAALGDASEVEFDDFQEYSGDMDEQTMDSENSQETNQPRSSSSTTASSSPSTVIHGANHEAADSAEIEEKLAAGFSNHLPSLPLQPGFPKISLDRRESDIAAGSMSSSEGVVRKREYDNPYFEPQYGFPTEDEDDEQEESYTPRFDQNLNGSRSQKLLRPNSLKLANDSDADSDSRASSPNSTVSNNSSEGFGGIMSFASSLYRNHSTSFSLSNLALPTKVGRDKNTPFPSLKGNRRALVDQKSSVIKHSPTVKRESPSPQGRTSNSSENQQFLKEVVHNVLDGQGVGWLNMKRVRRLLESEQLRVFVLSKLNRTIQSEEDARQDVIQDVEISRKVYKGMLDLLKCTVLSLEHSYANAGLGGMASVFGLLEIAHTHYYNKEPEKRKRSPTDGSVTPVGKDPGSSPRVEPKPAMQLPVPQIMPKPPSPAGKGPREFDTRSLKEENFIASIGTEGVKQFDLGETDEKKSQISADSGLSLASGSQKSDFDSIPSGGPTVMVRSTSQDSEVSTVSNSSGETLGADSDLSSNAGDGPSVENGGNLAGSRGTVSDSEIETNSATSSIFAKSHNLKQSVKDSKGSTPGRGPEDGNQRVYLYEGLLGRDKGSVWDQLEDAAMETFSMSKERSTLWDQMQFWEDAFLDAVMLEREGMGMDQGPQEMIDRYLSLGEHDRKRLEDDEDRLLATLLHNMIAYMLMIKVNKNDIRKKVRRLMGKSHIGLVHSQQINDILDKLANLSGRELPVRPSGSRHIKKQTFVVHAGTDTTGDIFFMEVCDDCIVLRSNIGTVYERWWYEKLINMTYCPKTKVLCLWRRNGQETQLNKFYTKKCRELYYCVKDSMERAAARQQSIKPGPELGGEFPVQDMKTGEGGLLQVTLEGINLKFMHSQERKVFIELNHIKKCNTVRGVFVLEEFVPETKEVVSHKYKTPMAHEICYSVLCLFSYVAAIRGKEAENKSKPPRPVSS; encoded by the exons GCACCCAAGCAGTGATAGTGTTGCTCAGACTCCTGAACTGCTGCGACGTTACCCTCTAGAAGACCATGCAGACTTTCCTCTACCGCCTGATGTTGTGTTCTTCTGCCAGCCAGAAGGATGTCTGAGTGTGCGGCAAAAACGCATGAGCTTCCGTGATGACACCTCCTTTGTCTTCACCCTCACAGACAAGGATACAGGTGTAATTCGCTATGGAATCTGTGTCAACTTCTACCGCTCCTTCCAGAAGCGAGTACccaaggagaagggagaaggcaCAGGGGGACATCGAGGTCGGGAGGGACAGAAGATCCCTAAATCTGGAGAGGCATCAGCACCCCAAGAGGAAGTGGGCACTGAGAGTTCAGAGAGTGGTTCTTCACTGCCGGCTCCAAGTGCAGAGTCTACCCCTGATGTGAATCGATCACCGCGCAGTAAGCGTCTGGCCAAAGGCAGTCATCACTCTCGGAACAGCACCCTGACTTCACTGTGCATCCTTAGTCATTATCCCTTCTTTTCCACATTTCGTGAGTGTCTCTACACCCTCAAGAGACTTGTGGACTGCTGTAGTGAGAGACTGTTGGGCAAGAAGTTGGGCATTCCTCGTGGAGTGCAGAG GGATACGATGTGGCGGATTTTCACAGGCTCTCTCCTGGTGGAAGAAAAGTCTAGTGCGTTGCTACACGACTTGCGGGAGATTGAGGCTTGGATATACCGTCTGCTCCGGTCACCAATGCCCATTGCTGGTCAGAAGCGGGTGGATGTGGAAGTCTTGCCACATGAGTTGCAACCAGCTTTGACCTTTGCTCTACCTGATCCATCCCGCTTCACCTTGGTGGATTTTCCATTACATCTCCCTTTAGAGTTGTTGGGAGTGGATGCCTGCCTGCAGGTGCTGACCTGCATCCTTTTGGAGCATAAG ATTGTATTGCAGTCCCGAGATTATAATGCGCTTTCTATGTCTGTGATGGCCTTTGTGGCCATGATCTACCCATTAGAGTACATGTTCCCCGTGatccctctgcttcccacctgCATGGCCTCTGCAGAACAg TTGCTTCTAGCCCCTACGCCTTATATCATTGGTGTTCCAGcaagtttctttctttacaaACTGGATTTTAAGATGCCTGATGATGTTTGGCTTATTGACCTGGATACCAACAGG GTGATTGTTCCCACAAATGCGGAATCtttgccagcactgccagaacCAGAAGCTTCAGAGctgaaaaagcatctgaaacaG GCCCTGGCCAGCATGAGTCTGAATACTCAGCCCATTCTTAATCTAGAGAAGttccaggaggggcaggaggtgccactgctgctgggaagaCCACAGAATGATTTGCAGTCTACTCCCTCCACAGAATTCAACCCCCTGATCTATGGAAATGATGTGGACTCTGTTGATGTGGCTACCAG aGTTGCTATGGTGAGATTCTTCAACTCACCAAATGTTTTGCAAGGTTTCCAAATGCATACTCGCACTCTTCGTCTCTTCCCACGACCGGTGGTGGCCTTCCAGGCAAATTCTTTTCTTGCCTCTAGGCCGAAGCAAACACCTTTTGCAGATAAGCTTTCCAGAACACAGGCAGTAGAATACTTTGGAGAATGGTCACTCAATCCTACTAACTATGCTTTCCAAAGAATTCATAACA ACATGTTTGACCCAGCCCTGATTGGTGACAAACCCAAGTGGTATGCTCACCAGCTGCAGCCGATCCACTATCGAGTCTATGACAGTAATTCACAGCTGGCTGAAGCACTGAATAtcccagcagagaaagaaacagattcTGATCCCACTGATGACAG CGGCAGTGACAGTGTCGACTATGACGACTCAAGTTCCTCCTACTCCTCCCTTGGTGATTTTGTCAGTGAGATGATGAAATGTGACATTAATGGTGATACCCCAA ATGTTGACCCCCTGACTCATGCAGCCCTTGGTGATGCTAGTGAAGTGGAATTTGATGATTTTCAAGAATATTCAGGGGATATGGATGAACAGACCATGGACAGTGAGAACTCCCAGGAGACCAACCAGCCTCGTTCAAGTTCCAGTACTACAGCCAGTagcagccccagcactgtcATCCATGGAGCAAATCAT GAGGCAGCAGACTCGGCAGAAATAGAAGAGAAGTTGGCTGCTGGATTTTCAAACCACCTCCCTTCCTTGCCACTGCAACCAGGCTTTCCCAAGATAAGCTTGGATCGTCGTGAGAGTGACATCGCAGCTGGCAGCATGAGCTCCTCAGAAGGGGTGGTGAGGAAGCGAGAGTATGACAATCCATACTTTGAACCTCAGTATGGTTTTCCTACggaggatgaagatgatgagCAGGAAGAGAGCTACACCCCAAGATTTGACCAGAATCTCAATGGAAGCAG GTCTCAGAAGTTACTCCGGCCAAACAGTTTAAAACTGGCCAATGATTCTGATGCAGATTCAGATTCCAGGGCCAGCTCCCCAAACTCTACTGTCTCCAACAACAGCAGTGAAGGTTTTGGGGGCATCATGTCTTTTGCAA GCAGCTTGTACAGAAACCACAGCACAAGTTTCAGTTTGTCCAACTTAGCCCTACCAACGAAAGTTGGGAGAGACAAGAATACTCCTTTTCCCAGCCTGAAAG GAAATAGACGAGCTCTTGTGGATCAAAAATCTTCAGTCATAAAGCACAGCCCAACAGTGAAGAGGGAATCTCCATCGCCTCAGGGACGAACTAGCAATTCCAG TGAGAACCAGCAGTTCCTGAAGGAGGTGGTACACAATGTTCTTGATGGGCAGGGTGTTGGCTGGCTGAATATGAAGAGAGTCCGACGTCTGCTGGAGAGTGAGCAGCTCCGTGTCTTTGTACTAAGCAAGCTGAATCGCACCATCCAGTCAGAAGAAGATGCTCGACAGGATGTCATACAGGACGTG GAGATCAGCCGCAAGGTTTATAAAGGCATGCTGGACTTGCTGAAGTGCACAGTCTTAAGCTTGGAGCATTCATATGCAAATGCTGGCCTGGGAGGCATGGCCAGTGTTTTTGGCCTGCTAGAGATAGCACATACTCACTATTATAATAAAG aaccagaaaagagaaaacGAAGTCCAACAGATGGATCTGTCACTCCAGTTGGCAAGGATCCTGGATCATCCCCAAGAGTGGAGCCAAAACCTGCGATGCAGCTGCCGGTACCTCAGATAATGCCAAAGCCACCAAGCCCTGCAGGCAAAGGGCCAAGGGAGTTTGACACAAGAAgtctaaaggaagaaaattttattgCTTCCATTG gAACAGAAGGTGTGAAACAATTCGATTTGGGAGAAACAGATGAGAAGAAATCCCAAATCAGTGCAGACAGTGGCCTCAGTTTGGCCTCAGGTTCTCAG AAGAGTGATTTTGACTCTATTCCCAGTGGAGGACCAACAGTTATGGTCCGAAGTACAAGCCAGGATTCTGAAGTCAGCACT GTTAGTAACAGTTCTGGAGAGACATTAGGAGCAGACAGTGACTTGAGTAGCAATGCTGGTGATGGCCCGAGTGTGGAAAATGGTGGCAATTTGGCAGGATCCAGAGGCACTGTGTCAGACAGCGAAATTGAGACAAACTCTGCTACTAGCTCTATCTTT GCGAAGTCTCACAACCTGAAGCAGAGTGTGAAGGATAGCAAAGGCAGTACTCCAGGGAGAGGTCCAGAGGATGGGAACCAACGTGTCTATCTATATGAAGGACTTTTGG GTAGGGATAAAGGATCTGTCTGGGACCAGTTAGAGGATGCTGCAATGGAAACCTTCTCTATGA GCAAAGAGCGTTCAACTTTATGGGACCAGATGCAGTTCTGGGAAGATGCTTTTTTGGATGCTGTAATGTTAGAGAGAGAAGGAATGGGGATGGACCAGGGACCTCAGGAGATGATTGACAG GTATCTTTCCCTGGGAGAACATGATCGAAAGCGTTTGGAGGATGATGAGGACCGTTTGTTGGCTACACTGCTGCATAATATGATTGCCTATATGCTTATGataaag GTGAACAAGAATGATATTAGGAAAAAGGTGCGGCGTCTAATGGGAAAATCACATATTGGATTGGTGCACAGTCAGCAAATAAATGATATTCTAGACAAACTTGCCAATCTG agtGGACGGGAACTCCCTGTGAGACCCAGTGGCAGCCGCCATATCAAGAAGCAGACTTTTGTAGTACATGCTGGGACAGACACAACAGGAGACATATTTTTTATGGAG GTATGTGATGATTGTATTGTGCTTAGAAGCAACATTGGAACTGTATATGAACGTTGGTGGTATGAGAAACTCATCAACATGACTTACTGTCCCAAAACAAAAGTGCTCTGCCTCTGGCGCAGGAATGGTCAGGAGACACAACTGAACAAGTTCTACACAAAGAAG